In Planctomicrobium piriforme, a genomic segment contains:
- a CDS encoding orotidine 5'-phosphate decarboxylase / HUMPS family protein, with protein sequence MRPIVQISLDLTNIDEALSTAEMALRAGVDWLEAGTPLILAEGLHGVRALRKAFPKTPIVADLKTMDGGYLEAEMMAKAGATHVVVMARAHEETIHCVVKAGKDHGVKVMGDNLGCPDMVAGAKWLADLGCDYVVHHIGYDERRGIVAKGGRQPSPMDQLREVVQAVNIPVQAVGGLTLEQAVSTPSYGAPLVVLGAPLTVDADAFKTADGDLESSLRLICEKVHAYGDVKVGK encoded by the coding sequence ATGCGGCCGATCGTTCAGATTTCGCTCGACCTGACCAATATCGATGAAGCCCTCAGCACCGCCGAGATGGCATTACGGGCGGGGGTCGACTGGCTCGAAGCGGGGACGCCCCTCATTCTCGCGGAAGGACTGCACGGGGTACGGGCTCTGCGGAAGGCGTTTCCCAAAACGCCGATTGTCGCTGACCTCAAAACGATGGATGGCGGTTATCTGGAAGCGGAAATGATGGCGAAGGCGGGCGCCACGCATGTCGTCGTCATGGCCCGGGCTCACGAAGAGACGATTCACTGCGTCGTCAAAGCGGGTAAAGATCATGGCGTGAAAGTCATGGGCGATAATCTCGGCTGCCCGGACATGGTGGCGGGAGCGAAGTGGCTCGCTGACCTGGGCTGCGATTACGTCGTGCATCACATCGGGTACGACGAACGCCGCGGAATCGTCGCCAAAGGGGGCCGACAGCCGAGCCCGATGGATCAGCTTCGGGAAGTGGTGCAGGCGGTGAACATCCCGGTTCAGGCAGTCGGCGGCCTGACGCTCGAACAAGCGGTTTCCACACCGAGCTACGGCGCCCCGCTGGTCGTGTTGGGCGCCCCACTGACCGTCGACGCCGACGCCTTCAAAACCGCCGACGGCGACCTGGAATCCTCACTCCGGCTGATCTGCGAAAAAGTCCACGCCTATGGGGATGTGAAAGTCGGGAAGTGA
- a CDS encoding zinc-binding dehydrogenase yields MTKQPAVVNFANQRDSVELREVAIPTYGPEDVLLEVAAVGVCGSDLHQWTADHSWPVNYPVILGHEFGGVIAAIGDRAGPWQPGDRVVSETAAIIDPYNPMSRQGLYNLDPTRKGFGYGTDGAMTKFVRVPARCLHRVPENLPFEKACLTEPCCVAYSAVVANADIKPGDRILVLGPGPIGLLCAAMAKLQGAIVGVVGLERDRIRFEAVKKYGCEPIIGDCREWAFSADGLGVDGVIDAAGVSVTLKTAIDVVRPNGWISKVGWGRDPVGFSLDPLVQKNIKLQGSFSHNWPIWERVLRLLSTGLLDLDPVMGGIWPLEQWHEAFETMHSGTIAKAVLKPTLSI; encoded by the coding sequence CTGACCAAACAGCCGGCTGTCGTCAATTTTGCCAACCAGCGCGATTCAGTCGAACTTCGCGAAGTCGCCATTCCAACCTACGGACCTGAAGATGTGCTGCTGGAAGTGGCGGCCGTTGGGGTCTGTGGGAGCGACCTGCACCAGTGGACCGCCGATCACAGTTGGCCAGTGAATTACCCTGTCATTCTGGGGCACGAATTCGGCGGAGTCATCGCCGCCATCGGGGATCGGGCCGGACCCTGGCAGCCCGGCGACCGTGTCGTCAGCGAAACCGCGGCGATCATCGACCCATATAATCCCATGTCGCGTCAGGGACTGTATAACCTCGACCCGACTCGCAAGGGTTTTGGTTACGGCACTGACGGCGCGATGACGAAGTTCGTCCGCGTTCCCGCCCGTTGCCTGCACCGCGTGCCTGAGAATCTTCCGTTCGAAAAGGCCTGTCTTACCGAACCCTGCTGCGTCGCCTATAGCGCAGTGGTGGCGAACGCAGACATCAAGCCTGGCGACCGGATTCTGGTACTCGGACCGGGTCCGATCGGCCTCCTCTGTGCCGCAATGGCCAAACTACAAGGGGCGATCGTGGGGGTCGTCGGACTCGAACGGGACCGCATCCGCTTCGAAGCGGTGAAGAAATATGGCTGCGAGCCGATCATCGGCGACTGTCGGGAATGGGCTTTCTCGGCCGATGGACTCGGCGTGGACGGCGTCATCGATGCGGCCGGCGTTTCGGTCACCTTGAAAACGGCCATCGACGTGGTGCGTCCGAATGGCTGGATCAGTAAGGTAGGCTGGGGCCGCGATCCAGTCGGGTTCTCGCTCGACCCGCTCGTTCAGAAGAACATCAAGCTGCAAGGCAGCTTCAGTCACAACTGGCCAATCTGGGAACGGGTGCTGCGACTGCTGTCGACCGGCCTGCTGGATCTCGATCCGGTCATGGGAGGGATCTGGCCGCTGGAACAATGGCACGAAGCCTTCGAAACCATGCACTCGGGGACGATTGCCAAAGCGGTGCTCAAACCGACGCTGTCCATTTGA
- a CDS encoding sugar phosphate isomerase/epimerase family protein: MPKLAAFPKLYMDELCIHGTMTLREWIEKAALLDIDGLEMYTGLLDLKDPAKWSETKKIADDNDLLLPMMCASPDFTHPDPAFRQQQVDHEKFCIDMTAALGGQYCRVLSGQRRPEVSREQGINYTVECIQACLPHAKAAGVTLILENHYKDNYWQFPEFAQYTDVFCDLVSRLNDPNFGVNYDPSNTILAGEDPLVLLELVKTRVVTMHASDRYLADGTIEDLRKEEDSVGYAKRLRHGEIGKGMNDYDAIFSTLRGVGFNGWISIEDGVDGFDQLERSVAFLRTKISQHWA; encoded by the coding sequence ATGCCCAAGCTTGCCGCGTTTCCCAAATTGTACATGGACGAACTGTGCATTCACGGCACGATGACGTTGCGGGAATGGATCGAGAAAGCGGCCCTGCTCGATATTGACGGGCTGGAAATGTACACCGGGTTGCTGGACCTCAAAGATCCGGCGAAGTGGTCCGAGACCAAGAAAATCGCTGACGACAACGACCTGTTGTTGCCCATGATGTGCGCCTCGCCCGACTTCACGCATCCTGACCCGGCCTTCCGGCAGCAGCAGGTCGATCACGAGAAATTCTGCATCGACATGACCGCCGCCCTCGGCGGGCAGTATTGCCGCGTTCTCTCAGGGCAGCGGCGGCCGGAAGTCTCGCGGGAACAGGGGATCAATTACACGGTCGAGTGCATTCAGGCGTGTCTGCCGCACGCGAAAGCCGCCGGCGTCACGCTGATTCTGGAAAATCATTACAAAGACAATTACTGGCAGTTCCCCGAGTTTGCCCAGTACACTGACGTGTTCTGCGATCTCGTGTCGCGGCTGAATGATCCGAATTTCGGCGTGAATTACGACCCGAGCAACACGATCCTGGCGGGAGAAGATCCGCTGGTGCTGTTGGAACTGGTCAAAACCCGCGTCGTGACGATGCACGCCAGCGACCGCTATCTCGCCGACGGGACAATCGAGGATCTCCGCAAGGAAGAAGACAGCGTCGGCTACGCCAAGCGGCTGCGACATGGTGAAATCGGCAAGGGAATGAACGATTATGACGCGATCTTTTCGACGCTGAGAGGTGTTGGATTCAACGGCTGGATCAGCATCGAAGACGGCGTCGACGGGTTCGACCAACTGGAACGCAGCGTCGCCTTTTTGCGAACCAAAATTTCGCAGCACTGGGCCTAA
- a CDS encoding polysaccharide pyruvyl transferase family protein — translation MSQTRRTFLQASTLSAIGLMLPGVLRAQAGEKPRILLRSSWQIVNIGDIAHTPGVIALIEKYIPEAEVILWASNDLSPEVLEMEHKRFPKLKVVKGKIKDDGHATTPELEEALGWCNFLLHGSGASFVAQRDVGDFVKHIGKPYGVYGITYSGTSKEGIDLLTQARFLFFRETVSLERAKEDGVQCPIMEFGPDGAFGTDLRNDKAADEYLKSVDLQPGKFLCCIPRLRYTPYWLIRNQPKDEKKADRNEMMQEHDHAPLRAAISAVVRETDTKVLICPEDMTQMAVGRELLYNRLDDDVKAKVVLRETYWLTDEALSTYMRSLGLFGLEMHSPIMCIANGVPALVGRFEEQTSKGFMWRDIGLGDWLFDMDQPDDVARLTPTLLTFVQDRPAVLEKVRKAQAIVQQRQRETMQVLKQQFAAAPVTSEKGQAD, via the coding sequence ATGAGCCAGACGCGACGGACCTTTCTGCAGGCGTCGACTCTCTCCGCGATCGGGTTGATGTTGCCGGGCGTATTGCGGGCCCAGGCGGGGGAGAAACCGCGGATTCTGCTGCGGTCGTCGTGGCAGATTGTGAACATCGGCGACATTGCCCACACTCCAGGCGTGATCGCGCTGATCGAGAAATACATTCCGGAAGCGGAAGTCATTCTCTGGGCCTCGAATGACCTCTCTCCGGAAGTGCTCGAAATGGAGCACAAGCGGTTTCCGAAGCTCAAGGTCGTCAAAGGTAAAATCAAGGACGACGGCCACGCCACGACCCCGGAACTGGAAGAGGCGCTGGGCTGGTGCAACTTTTTGCTGCACGGGTCGGGCGCATCGTTCGTGGCGCAGCGTGATGTCGGCGACTTTGTGAAGCACATCGGCAAGCCGTACGGGGTCTACGGCATCACTTATTCCGGCACCTCGAAAGAGGGAATCGATCTGCTCACGCAGGCGAGATTCCTCTTCTTTCGCGAGACGGTGTCGCTCGAACGGGCCAAAGAAGATGGCGTGCAGTGCCCGATCATGGAATTCGGTCCCGACGGCGCCTTCGGCACCGACCTGCGGAATGACAAGGCGGCGGACGAGTACCTGAAGTCGGTCGATCTGCAGCCTGGCAAGTTCCTCTGCTGCATTCCCCGCCTGCGGTATACGCCGTACTGGCTGATCCGGAATCAGCCCAAGGACGAAAAGAAAGCCGACCGCAACGAGATGATGCAGGAGCACGACCACGCTCCTTTACGGGCAGCAATCTCGGCGGTGGTGCGTGAAACCGACACGAAGGTGCTGATCTGCCCGGAAGACATGACACAGATGGCAGTCGGTCGCGAACTCCTCTACAACCGCCTCGATGACGATGTGAAAGCCAAAGTCGTTCTCCGTGAGACATACTGGCTGACCGACGAAGCGCTCAGCACCTACATGCGGTCGCTCGGGTTGTTCGGGCTGGAAATGCATTCGCCGATCATGTGCATTGCGAACGGGGTGCCGGCCCTGGTTGGCCGCTTTGAAGAGCAGACCAGTAAAGGGTTCATGTGGCGCGACATCGGCCTGGGAGACTGGTTGTTCGACATGGATCAGCCGGACGACGTGGCTCGACTCACCCCCACATTGCTGACATTCGTTCAGGACCGTCCGGCAGTGCTGGAAAAAGTTCGCAAAGCCCAGGCCATTGTGCAGCAGCGTCAACGTGAGACGATGCAGGTCCTGAAACAACAGTTCGCCGCCGCGCCCGTTACCAGCGAAAAAGGACAGGCCGACTGA
- a CDS encoding glycoside hydrolase family 140 protein: MKHVNKLLCPIALALFVCGFWSSLSALGQSKAPLPAVKQPAKITSPLKVHESGRYLVDGKGEPFFFLGDTAWELFHRLNREEAAKYLDDRAAKGFNVIQAAALAELDGLSTPNPYGHRPLIDNDPTKPDIKPGDRNDYWDHVDDIVKMAAARGMYVGMLPTWGDKWVKKWGVGPEIFTPENAEKYGEWLGKRYKDQPVIWILGGDRDPENEVQVETIRAMAKGLAKGDENAHLMTYHPQGTSNSAQIFHADEWLDFNMVQSGHARPVRPNYIDAQKNLNRTPTKPTVDGEPCYEDHPVKGDTWEKRNEPGAYLPWFDEWDVRKAAYESVLAGACGHTYGDHNIWQFWQPGRNPVSDARTTWTTALHHPGAQQMSYLRELFAARPYWNFHADQSLIGEDNTPEENCARAALANDGSFAIVYLPVGNVVSLKLDTLSGKELTGWWYNPRQNTAQKIGTFEKAGKRTFTPPHSGRNNDWLLILDDADAKLPKIGG, translated from the coding sequence ATGAAGCATGTCAACAAGCTGCTCTGCCCGATTGCTCTGGCGCTGTTCGTCTGCGGGTTCTGGTCTTCGCTGTCCGCCTTGGGACAATCGAAAGCACCGCTTCCGGCGGTGAAGCAGCCGGCCAAAATTACCAGCCCGCTTAAGGTCCATGAAAGCGGCCGTTATCTGGTCGACGGCAAGGGCGAACCGTTCTTCTTTCTCGGCGACACCGCCTGGGAACTGTTTCACCGTTTGAACCGGGAAGAAGCGGCGAAATACCTGGATGACCGCGCTGCCAAGGGCTTTAACGTGATTCAAGCCGCCGCCCTGGCTGAACTCGATGGATTGAGTACGCCCAATCCCTACGGTCATCGTCCGTTGATCGACAACGATCCGACCAAACCCGACATCAAGCCTGGCGACCGCAACGACTACTGGGACCACGTCGACGACATCGTCAAAATGGCTGCCGCCCGGGGCATGTATGTCGGCATGCTTCCCACCTGGGGAGATAAATGGGTGAAGAAATGGGGCGTCGGCCCCGAGATCTTCACTCCGGAGAACGCAGAGAAGTACGGAGAATGGCTGGGCAAGCGTTACAAGGATCAGCCCGTCATCTGGATTCTCGGCGGCGACCGCGACCCTGAAAACGAAGTGCAGGTCGAAACCATTCGGGCGATGGCCAAAGGGCTCGCCAAAGGGGACGAGAACGCCCACCTGATGACGTATCATCCGCAAGGGACGAGCAATTCCGCACAGATTTTTCACGCAGACGAATGGCTCGACTTCAACATGGTGCAGTCGGGCCATGCACGGCCAGTCCGTCCGAATTACATCGATGCCCAGAAGAACCTGAACCGTACGCCGACCAAGCCGACGGTCGACGGGGAACCGTGCTACGAAGATCACCCGGTCAAGGGGGATACCTGGGAGAAGCGGAACGAGCCGGGTGCATATCTCCCGTGGTTCGATGAATGGGACGTGCGGAAGGCGGCCTATGAATCGGTCCTGGCGGGCGCCTGCGGGCACACGTACGGCGATCACAACATCTGGCAGTTCTGGCAGCCGGGCCGCAACCCGGTTTCTGATGCGCGGACCACCTGGACGACTGCCCTGCACCACCCCGGCGCCCAGCAGATGTCATATCTGCGCGAGCTGTTCGCCGCTCGCCCTTACTGGAACTTCCACGCCGACCAGTCGCTGATTGGCGAAGACAACACCCCAGAAGAGAACTGTGCCCGGGCCGCGCTGGCCAACGACGGCTCTTTCGCGATTGTCTATCTACCGGTCGGGAATGTCGTGAGCCTGAAGCTCGACACGCTTTCCGGAAAGGAGCTGACGGGATGGTGGTATAACCCCCGCCAGAACACTGCCCAGAAGATCGGCACATTCGAAAAGGCCGGCAAGCGGACATTCACGCCGCCGCATTCCGGGCGTAATAACGACTGGCTGCTGATTCTCGACGACGCCGACGCGAAGCTGCCAAAAATCGGCGGGTAA
- a CDS encoding VIT1/CCC1 transporter family protein: MHHIPHTENHFTASETVRDIVIGMSDGLTVPFALAAGLSGAVDSSHVIVAAGLAEVAAGSIAMGLGGYLAAKTEAEHYDLEWKREARETIELPDVETEEVAQVFRGYGLDEKTVQTVTASICSDQTRWIEFMMKFELGLEKPDPTRARNSAITIALSYIIGGMIPLSPYFVGWEVRTALLVSVCVTLFALLIFGYVKGRFTVDRPWKSAGQTVFVGGLAASAAFLLASFFG, from the coding sequence ATGCATCATATTCCGCACACTGAAAACCATTTCACCGCTTCCGAAACCGTTCGCGACATTGTCATCGGCATGTCAGACGGGTTGACGGTTCCCTTCGCTCTGGCGGCAGGTCTCTCCGGCGCGGTCGATTCGAGTCACGTCATCGTCGCGGCCGGTCTGGCTGAAGTCGCCGCGGGTTCGATTGCCATGGGCCTGGGCGGCTACCTGGCCGCCAAAACCGAGGCCGAGCATTACGACCTGGAATGGAAGCGCGAAGCACGCGAGACCATCGAACTTCCGGATGTCGAAACGGAAGAGGTCGCCCAGGTGTTTCGCGGCTATGGTCTGGATGAAAAGACCGTGCAGACGGTGACCGCTTCGATCTGCAGCGACCAGACCCGATGGATCGAGTTCATGATGAAGTTCGAACTCGGCCTGGAGAAGCCCGACCCGACTCGAGCCCGCAACAGCGCGATCACGATTGCCCTGTCGTACATCATTGGCGGCATGATCCCGCTCTCGCCGTATTTTGTCGGTTGGGAGGTCCGCACCGCGCTGCTGGTTTCAGTCTGCGTCACGCTGTTCGCCTTACTGATCTTCGGGTATGTGAAAGGCCGCTTCACGGTCGACCGTCCCTGGAAAAGCGCTGGGCAAACGGTGTTCGTCGGCGGACTGGCCGCGTCGGCCGCCTTCTTGCTCGCCAGCTTTTTCGGGTAA